The Pseudarthrobacter sulfonivorans genome includes a window with the following:
- a CDS encoding MBL fold metallo-hydrolase gives MSVRIDRLVTSGTFSLDGGTWDVDNNVWIVGNDEECVVIDPAHDAKAVAAAVGGRKLKAILLTHGHDDHIRSVADFWDLVQAPIHLHQDDWMLWHSVYPDVEPDVAIKHGDVIEVAGASLTALHTPGHSPGSVSFHLADGPDGEGSLFSGDTLFQGGPGATGRSYSDFPTIIESIRTWLLPLPAETVVRTGHGDSTTIGAESPHLDEWIARGH, from the coding sequence GTGAGCGTCCGGATCGATCGTCTCGTCACGTCCGGAACGTTCTCGCTCGACGGCGGCACCTGGGATGTGGACAACAACGTCTGGATCGTGGGCAACGATGAGGAATGCGTGGTCATCGACCCCGCGCACGACGCCAAGGCCGTTGCTGCCGCCGTGGGTGGCCGGAAGCTCAAGGCGATCCTGCTGACCCACGGCCACGACGACCACATCCGGTCAGTAGCTGACTTCTGGGACCTCGTCCAGGCACCGATCCACCTTCACCAGGACGACTGGATGCTGTGGCACAGCGTCTACCCTGACGTGGAACCCGATGTCGCCATCAAGCACGGCGACGTCATTGAGGTGGCGGGTGCCAGCCTGACGGCCCTGCACACGCCCGGGCACTCGCCCGGCTCGGTGTCCTTCCACCTGGCTGACGGGCCCGACGGCGAGGGCTCGCTCTTCAGCGGGGACACCCTGTTCCAGGGTGGCCCCGGCGCCACTGGCAGGTCCTACAGCGATTTCCCCACCATCATCGAGTCGATCCGGACGTGGCTGCTGCCGCTGCCGGCCGAAACGGTGGTCCGGACCGGCCACGGCGACAGCACCACCATCGGGGCCGAATCCCCGCACCTGGACGAGTGGATCGCCCGGGGCCACTAA
- a CDS encoding S-(hydroxymethyl)mycothiol dehydrogenase: protein MVHKVKGVVARSKGAPVTLETILVPEPGPGEALVDIITSGVCHTDLHYKLGGISDDFPFLLGHEATGVVSAVGPDVTDVAPGDRVVLNWRAVCGNCRACNRGQAQYCFNTHNATQKMTLEDGTELSAALGIGAFIEKTLVAAGQCTKVDPEADAAAIGLLGCGVMAGLGAAINTGGVKRGDTVAVIGCGGVGVAAIAGAALAGATTIIAVDIDAKKLDRAKGLGATHTVDSSATDPVEKIRELTGGFGADVVIDAVGRPETYKQAFYARDLAGTVVLVGVPTPEMTLELPLLDVFGRGGSLKSSWYGDCLPSRDFPMLISLYKQGKLDLDAFVTERITIDQVEEAFEKMHSGSVLRSVVEL from the coding sequence GTGGTCCATAAAGTCAAAGGTGTCGTAGCCCGCTCCAAAGGGGCCCCGGTCACTCTGGAGACCATCCTGGTCCCGGAACCGGGCCCGGGCGAGGCCCTGGTGGACATCATCACCAGCGGCGTCTGCCACACCGACCTGCACTACAAACTGGGCGGCATCAGCGATGACTTCCCGTTCCTCCTGGGCCACGAGGCCACCGGAGTGGTCAGCGCCGTGGGCCCCGACGTCACCGACGTCGCCCCGGGCGACCGCGTGGTGCTCAACTGGCGGGCCGTCTGCGGCAACTGCCGCGCGTGCAACCGCGGCCAGGCACAGTACTGCTTCAACACCCACAACGCCACCCAGAAGATGACGCTTGAGGACGGCACCGAACTGTCCGCCGCCCTGGGCATCGGCGCGTTCATCGAAAAGACCCTCGTGGCCGCCGGTCAGTGCACCAAGGTGGATCCCGAGGCCGATGCTGCCGCCATCGGCCTGCTCGGCTGCGGCGTCATGGCCGGACTGGGCGCCGCCATCAACACCGGGGGCGTCAAGCGCGGTGATACGGTCGCCGTCATCGGCTGCGGCGGTGTGGGCGTGGCCGCCATCGCCGGCGCCGCGCTCGCCGGCGCAACCACCATCATCGCCGTCGACATCGACGCGAAAAAGCTGGACCGCGCCAAGGGCCTCGGCGCCACCCACACCGTGGACTCCTCCGCAACCGACCCCGTGGAGAAAATCCGGGAACTCACCGGCGGCTTCGGCGCTGACGTGGTGATTGACGCCGTCGGCCGTCCCGAAACGTACAAGCAGGCGTTCTACGCCCGCGACCTCGCCGGCACCGTGGTGCTGGTGGGCGTCCCGACGCCGGAGATGACCCTGGAGCTGCCCCTGCTGGACGTCTTCGGCCGCGGCGGCTCGCTGAAGTCCTCCTGGTACGGTGACTGCCTGCCGTCCCGGGACTTCCCCATGCTGATCAGCCTTTACAAGCAGGGCAAGCTGGACCTGGATGCGTTCGTCACCGAGCGGATCACCATCGACCAGGTGGAGGAAGCGTTCGAGAAGATGCACTCCGGTTCCGTGCTGCGTTCGGTGGTGGAACTGTGA
- a CDS encoding mycoredoxin, with protein sequence MDFTPENGTITMFSTTWCGYCNRLKKQLDAQGIGYTEINIEEVEGTADLVEKLNGGNRTVPTVLFPDGTAATNPSAAEVKSRLAA encoded by the coding sequence GTGGACTTTACCCCCGAGAACGGCACCATCACCATGTTTTCCACCACCTGGTGCGGCTACTGCAACCGGCTGAAGAAGCAGCTGGACGCGCAGGGCATCGGCTACACGGAAATCAACATCGAAGAGGTGGAGGGCACAGCCGACCTCGTGGAGAAGCTCAACGGCGGCAACCGCACCGTCCCCACCGTGCTCTTCCCGGACGGCACCGCCGCCACCAACCCCTCCGCTGCCGAGGTAAAGAGCCGCCTCGCAGCCTGA
- a CDS encoding endonuclease/exonuclease/phosphatase family protein, with product MRVISYNLRKHQASGELVDLAQNFGVDALCLQECDTSDLPDTLGPLRLADSTKGNRLGLAIYYRPDRFTAHGTKTFALKKSLHDMVLAPAHERLIGTRVRDNETDHELVIASFHAAPLTATNSLRRNQIHAAHAELLGMGTGLMTLMVGDFNYPFFTKNLNEHMKNTGYELSLSDRRTYTRYKVFKGHFDFATSLGLNIENVETLPRGASDHLPILVTAEYGQDSTPFQEPPAS from the coding sequence ATACGCGTCATTAGCTACAACCTCCGCAAGCACCAGGCCAGTGGGGAACTGGTTGATCTTGCCCAGAATTTCGGCGTCGATGCCTTGTGCCTCCAGGAGTGTGACACCTCGGACCTGCCGGACACGCTGGGTCCGCTGCGGCTCGCCGACTCCACCAAGGGCAACCGCCTTGGGCTGGCCATCTACTACCGGCCCGACCGGTTCACGGCCCACGGCACCAAGACCTTCGCACTCAAAAAGTCCCTGCACGACATGGTCCTGGCGCCCGCCCATGAGCGCCTCATCGGCACGCGCGTGCGGGACAACGAGACCGACCACGAACTGGTTATCGCCTCGTTCCACGCCGCTCCGCTGACCGCCACCAACTCGCTGCGGCGCAACCAGATCCACGCGGCCCACGCCGAACTCCTGGGCATGGGCACCGGCCTTATGACTCTGATGGTGGGTGACTTCAACTACCCCTTCTTCACGAAAAACCTCAACGAACACATGAAGAACACCGGCTACGAACTCTCCCTCAGTGACCGCCGGACCTACACACGCTACAAAGTATTTAAGGGCCACTTCGACTTTGCCACGTCCCTGGGACTAAACATCGAGAATGTGGAAACCCTGCCCCGCGGCGCCTCCGACCACCTGCCGATCCTGGTGACCGCCGAATATGGCCAGGATTCGACGCCGTTCCAGGAGCCCCCCGCGTCCTGA
- a CDS encoding lipoate--protein ligase family protein, with protein MQDAEAGLRTLTVVRQDHSLGAARDLEFGLELLTQAKTGRIGPTLRLYRPAPTVAFGQRDTRLPGFDAAARACREHGFEPLVRKAGGRAAAYHEGTLVVDHVMPHADAIAGSKGRFSFFGELLAQSLRDVGVQAAVGEIPGEYCPGEFSVHGTHPAHPAHRIKLVGTAQRVVSGGWLFSSVIVVENSAPIRSVLTDSYAALGLDWDPATAGAANDLVPGLTVQDVEDAVIAAYAGHASLQHADFSSYAGLDTREA; from the coding sequence ATGCAGGACGCCGAAGCGGGACTCCGGACGCTCACTGTGGTGCGGCAGGATCATTCCCTCGGCGCCGCACGTGACCTGGAATTCGGCCTCGAACTGCTGACCCAGGCGAAGACCGGCAGGATCGGCCCCACGCTGCGGCTGTACCGGCCCGCGCCCACTGTTGCCTTCGGCCAGCGGGATACCCGCCTGCCCGGCTTCGACGCGGCCGCCCGGGCCTGCCGCGAGCACGGATTTGAACCCCTGGTGCGGAAGGCCGGCGGACGCGCCGCCGCCTACCACGAGGGCACGCTGGTGGTGGACCACGTGATGCCCCATGCGGACGCCATTGCCGGTTCCAAAGGCCGGTTCAGCTTCTTTGGTGAGCTGCTGGCGCAGTCCCTGCGGGACGTCGGTGTGCAGGCAGCGGTTGGCGAAATTCCGGGGGAGTACTGCCCCGGGGAGTTCAGCGTTCACGGCACCCACCCGGCCCACCCGGCGCACCGGATCAAACTCGTGGGCACAGCGCAGCGCGTGGTGAGCGGCGGGTGGCTGTTCAGTTCCGTGATCGTGGTGGAAAATTCCGCCCCCATCCGCAGCGTCCTGACGGACAGCTATGCAGCCCTGGGCCTGGATTGGGACCCGGCCACCGCCGGCGCGGCCAACGATCTGGTGCCTGGCCTCACGGTCCAGGATGTTGAGGACGCCGTTATTGCCGCGTACGCGGGCCACGCCTCCCTCCAGCATGCCGACTTCAGCAGCTATGCAGGTTTGGATACTCGGGAGGCGTAG
- a CDS encoding DUF6504 family protein, with protein MGMFSESVDVVCTPAGQPLNLQWAGRHYTVCAEPVRWYERRQWWAEERRAPLGSGPGLVDHEIWRVQVQADPRSTGPRDAGEPLTLDLSRHTGSGRWRLLRIHDALRPQTA; from the coding sequence ATGGGTATGTTCAGCGAGTCCGTGGACGTCGTCTGCACCCCCGCCGGCCAGCCGCTGAACCTCCAGTGGGCCGGACGGCACTACACGGTGTGCGCCGAACCCGTCCGGTGGTATGAACGCCGGCAGTGGTGGGCCGAGGAACGCCGTGCGCCGCTCGGCAGCGGGCCGGGGCTGGTGGACCACGAAATCTGGCGCGTCCAAGTGCAGGCGGACCCGCGGAGTACCGGCCCCCGGGATGCAGGAGAGCCGCTCACCCTGGACCTGAGCAGGCATACCGGCAGCGGCCGCTGGAGGCTCCTGCGGATCCACGACGCCCTCCGGCCACAAACAGCATGA
- a CDS encoding DNA polymerase III subunit alpha, translated as MSFSHLHVSTAFSAHYGVAWPDELAQVAAADGATALACTDRDGLYGTIKHLKACMEAGIDPIVGVDLAVFDDDGDHRTQLAGRVVVLARGHNNGAGYRALCRLVSDAHARTSGKAGGAVPVAVTRAELASRTLDPKTLKPVLTVLIGPDSDVGRAMSGRRYLRPRTLFKSWLDAMPPRTLVAEVVSQLTAPGAPLSTAHAVRMLKLAEEHHVPAVLTNAVRYCAEDGAATADVLDSARTLKSLPELAAEPLLQPNGQAWLKSSAQMLQLGKEIIRAAGYGAADLKQLMAQTEALADFCRIDPVTDMGWKQPVVPEASVIGISQDPHDELVQRCEAGISRRFPGISGSARKDMRSRLEHELGIIRNLGFSSYFLTVAEVSRMIMDMGVRAAARGSGASSLVNYLIDVSQVDPLQHDLIFERFLSRDRATLPDIDIDVESAERHNVYRRIFDRFGSERVTLMSMQNGYRARGAVRDAGMALGMDDDDVGEIAKQLWRFSARKFREALVEKPELREFAGRVEQRDFTENQQLDLLVDLTERLDRLPRHISMHPCGVILGDATLLDRTPVQPSGLGLPMSQFDKHDMDPMGMLKLDVLGVRMQSAMAFAVREVIRIHPSKAEVVAAGAHPAGPDGTGPDYIAENGRIDLNAVPLDDEPTYELIRSTHTLGCFQIESPGQRELIGKLAPREFNDLIIDISLFRPGPMKSDMVRPFLEHRHGFAPEVYPHPDLKPVLQETHGVTVFHEQILKTFHVMTGCGLARADEFRRALGNEVHELKVEEFFRKEARIKGYSPEVVDKVWGTLKAFGSFGFCKAHGAAFAVPTYQSAWLKTHHPEAFLAGLWEHDPGMYPKRLLVAEARRLGIPILPLDINRSQAEYRVERVADGPDAGKLAIRLSLNGIYGLSGTELKRIVAGQPYDSLADLRARSRLSKPSIKRLAQLGAFDSLHRESGGAANRADLVQHLQQLQAAGGTRKGVDIMEGQLSLPLGDVELRNVKPGLPAPTLVENVRAELDLMAMDVSGHLMDSHRPMLDRLGVTTADKLLSLRNNTEVLVAGVRIATQTPPMRGGRRVVFISIDDGTGCVDSVFFHEAQEQAGLLLFGTRLLLIRGTTRRTGPRGISLSASMAWDLSRVESLPFAADRVERTDVPHPLDGISRSLAITGMGG; from the coding sequence ATGAGCTTCTCCCACCTTCACGTTTCCACGGCCTTCAGCGCACACTATGGCGTTGCCTGGCCCGACGAACTGGCCCAGGTTGCCGCCGCGGACGGCGCAACCGCGCTCGCTTGCACGGACCGGGACGGCCTCTACGGCACCATCAAACACCTCAAAGCCTGCATGGAAGCCGGCATCGACCCCATCGTGGGGGTGGACCTTGCGGTTTTCGACGACGACGGCGACCACCGCACCCAGCTCGCCGGCAGGGTAGTGGTGCTCGCCCGCGGCCACAACAACGGGGCGGGCTACCGCGCACTGTGCCGGCTGGTGTCCGATGCCCATGCCCGCACCTCCGGCAAAGCCGGGGGAGCGGTGCCCGTGGCGGTCACCCGCGCCGAACTCGCCTCCCGCACGCTCGACCCCAAAACCCTGAAACCGGTCCTGACGGTCCTGATCGGCCCGGATTCCGACGTCGGACGGGCCATGAGCGGCCGGCGTTACCTCCGTCCGCGCACCCTTTTCAAAAGCTGGCTGGACGCCATGCCCCCAAGAACCCTGGTGGCGGAAGTCGTTTCCCAGCTCACTGCCCCCGGAGCGCCCCTGAGCACCGCCCACGCAGTGCGTATGCTCAAACTCGCGGAAGAACACCACGTACCGGCCGTGCTCACCAACGCGGTCCGCTACTGCGCAGAGGACGGGGCCGCCACAGCTGACGTGCTCGACTCCGCCCGGACGCTGAAGTCCCTCCCCGAACTCGCGGCCGAACCGCTGCTCCAGCCCAACGGGCAGGCCTGGCTCAAATCATCAGCGCAGATGCTTCAGCTCGGCAAGGAAATCATCCGCGCCGCAGGGTATGGCGCAGCGGACCTCAAACAGCTGATGGCACAGACCGAGGCGCTCGCCGACTTCTGCCGGATTGACCCGGTGACTGACATGGGCTGGAAGCAGCCGGTGGTCCCCGAGGCATCGGTCATTGGCATCAGCCAGGACCCGCACGATGAACTGGTGCAGCGCTGTGAGGCCGGGATCAGCAGGCGGTTCCCCGGAATATCAGGCTCAGCCCGCAAGGACATGCGCTCGCGGCTGGAGCACGAGCTGGGAATCATCAGGAACCTCGGGTTTTCCTCCTATTTCCTCACGGTCGCGGAGGTCTCCCGGATGATCATGGACATGGGGGTCAGGGCAGCCGCCCGCGGTTCCGGGGCCTCCAGCCTGGTCAACTACCTGATTGATGTCAGCCAGGTGGACCCCCTGCAACACGACCTGATCTTCGAACGCTTCCTGTCCCGGGACCGGGCCACGTTGCCGGATATCGACATCGACGTCGAAAGCGCCGAACGGCACAACGTGTACCGGCGGATCTTTGACCGCTTCGGTTCCGAGCGCGTCACGCTGATGAGCATGCAGAACGGGTACCGCGCCCGCGGTGCCGTCCGCGACGCCGGGATGGCCCTGGGGATGGACGATGACGACGTCGGTGAGATCGCCAAGCAGCTGTGGCGTTTTTCGGCCCGGAAATTCCGTGAGGCATTGGTTGAGAAACCTGAGTTACGGGAGTTCGCTGGCCGGGTGGAACAACGGGACTTCACCGAAAACCAGCAGCTTGACCTGCTGGTGGACCTCACGGAACGGCTGGACCGGCTGCCCCGCCATATCTCCATGCATCCTTGCGGGGTGATCCTGGGCGATGCCACGCTGCTTGACCGGACCCCGGTGCAGCCCAGCGGGCTGGGGCTGCCCATGAGCCAGTTCGATAAACACGACATGGATCCCATGGGCATGCTCAAGCTTGATGTCCTGGGGGTCAGGATGCAGAGCGCCATGGCGTTTGCCGTCCGGGAAGTCATCCGGATCCATCCTTCCAAGGCGGAAGTGGTGGCGGCAGGGGCCCACCCTGCAGGTCCTGACGGAACCGGGCCGGACTACATCGCCGAGAACGGCCGCATCGACCTCAATGCCGTGCCGCTGGATGATGAGCCAACCTACGAACTGATCCGCAGTACCCACACCCTGGGCTGCTTCCAGATCGAGTCGCCCGGACAGCGCGAGCTGATCGGCAAGCTGGCGCCGCGTGAGTTCAATGACCTCATCATCGACATTTCGCTGTTCCGGCCGGGCCCGATGAAATCGGACATGGTGCGGCCTTTCCTGGAGCACCGGCACGGCTTCGCGCCGGAGGTCTACCCGCACCCCGACCTGAAACCCGTGCTGCAGGAAACGCATGGCGTCACTGTCTTCCATGAACAGATCCTGAAAACCTTCCACGTGATGACCGGCTGCGGCCTGGCGCGCGCGGATGAGTTTCGCCGGGCGCTCGGCAACGAGGTCCACGAGCTGAAAGTGGAAGAGTTCTTCCGCAAGGAGGCCCGGATCAAGGGGTACTCCCCGGAAGTGGTGGACAAGGTCTGGGGGACCCTGAAAGCCTTTGGCAGCTTCGGCTTCTGCAAGGCGCACGGCGCGGCATTTGCCGTTCCCACCTACCAGTCCGCCTGGCTCAAGACGCACCACCCCGAGGCTTTCCTCGCCGGGCTGTGGGAACACGATCCCGGAATGTACCCCAAACGGCTGCTGGTGGCAGAGGCCCGCAGGCTGGGCATCCCCATCCTGCCGCTGGACATCAACCGCAGCCAGGCCGAGTACCGGGTGGAACGGGTCGCGGACGGGCCGGATGCCGGCAAGCTGGCGATCAGGCTGAGCCTTAACGGCATCTATGGCCTGTCCGGGACCGAGCTTAAACGGATTGTCGCCGGCCAGCCTTACGACTCCCTGGCTGACCTCCGGGCACGGTCCAGGCTGAGCAAGCCAAGCATCAAAAGGCTCGCCCAGCTGGGTGCCTTTGATTCCCTGCACCGGGAATCGGGCGGCGCCGCCAACCGTGCAGACCTCGTCCAGCACCTGCAACAGCTCCAGGCCGCGGGCGGTACCCGGAAGGGCGTCGACATCATGGAAGGGCAGCTGTCCCTTCCGCTGGGGGATGTGGAACTGCGGAACGTCAAACCAGGGCTTCCCGCACCCACCCTGGTGGAAAACGTCCGGGCCGAACTGGACCTGATGGCCATGGATGTCAGCGGGCACCTGATGGACAGCCACCGGCCCATGCTGGACCGGCTGGGGGTCACCACTGCAGACAAACTGTTGAGCCTGCGCAACAACACCGAGGTGCTGGTGGCAGGGGTGCGCATCGCCACCCAGACACCGCCCATGCGCGGCGGCCGGCGGGTGGTGTTCATCAGCATCGACGACGGCACCGGCTGCGTCGACTCCGTGTTCTTCCACGAAGCCCAGGAACAGGCGGGGCTGCTGCTGTTCGGCACCAGGCTGCTGCTGATCCGGGGCACCACCCGGCGGACAGGTCCCCGGGGAATCAGCCTGAGCGCCAGCATGGCCTGGGACCTGAGCCGGGTGGAATCCCTGCCGTTCGCGGCGGACCGGGTGGAACGCACCGATGTACCGCATCCCCTGGACGGGATCAGCCGAAGCCTTGCGATTACCGGAATGGGCGGCTGA
- a CDS encoding VOC family protein has protein sequence MQPRVDFISLGVRSVDASRRFYAEGLGWPVHREFPGDVVFIQVNHGLILSLWDAAQMHAEAGVGVPGPVPCITLSHNLPSTEAVDRVMAEAASAGATIVAAPVTQPWGGYSGYFADPDGFRWEVAYNPTWTVDDAGKVTV, from the coding sequence ATGCAGCCCAGAGTCGACTTCATCTCACTAGGCGTTCGCAGTGTTGACGCCTCCCGCCGGTTCTACGCGGAGGGCCTCGGCTGGCCTGTCCACCGCGAGTTTCCCGGTGATGTGGTGTTCATCCAGGTCAACCACGGCCTCATCCTTTCCCTGTGGGACGCAGCGCAGATGCACGCCGAGGCGGGGGTAGGTGTCCCCGGCCCGGTCCCCTGCATCACGCTCAGCCACAACCTGCCCAGCACCGAGGCGGTGGACCGGGTCATGGCGGAAGCGGCATCGGCCGGGGCCACTATCGTCGCCGCGCCGGTCACCCAGCCCTGGGGCGGGTACAGCGGCTATTTCGCCGATCCGGACGGCTTCCGCTGGGAAGTTGCCTACAACCCCACGTGGACAGTGGACGACGCCGGCAAGGTCACCGTTTAG
- a CDS encoding SOS response-associated peptidase has product MCGRYVMARAVGDLLADFDAQLEEEVHLPPSWNVAPTDDVPIVLERLIDDGPVRQLHVARWGLVPSWAKDPGIGPKMINARSETVLEKPAFRKAVKSRRCAVPADGYYEWKQGTGKAKQPYYVHPGKGSGLVFAGLYEWWKDPSKAEGDPGRWMLSTSILTADTPPPGAESTIFGKLTALHDRVPLPMDRATMASWLDPQIDDAAFLVDLVRAHVKEVAADWHVDSVGTEVGNVRNNSPELIRPVEALF; this is encoded by the coding sequence ATGTGTGGACGCTATGTGATGGCACGGGCCGTGGGTGACTTGCTGGCCGACTTTGATGCCCAGCTGGAGGAGGAAGTGCATCTTCCCCCGTCATGGAACGTGGCGCCCACCGACGACGTGCCGATCGTCCTGGAACGGCTGATCGACGACGGCCCCGTGCGGCAGCTGCATGTTGCCCGCTGGGGCCTGGTGCCGTCCTGGGCGAAGGATCCTGGTATCGGCCCCAAGATGATCAACGCGCGGAGCGAGACTGTGCTGGAGAAGCCGGCCTTCCGCAAGGCCGTGAAGTCACGTCGCTGCGCTGTCCCGGCGGACGGGTACTACGAATGGAAGCAGGGCACCGGCAAAGCCAAGCAGCCCTACTACGTCCATCCAGGCAAAGGCAGCGGGCTGGTGTTCGCGGGCCTGTATGAGTGGTGGAAGGATCCGTCCAAGGCCGAGGGCGATCCCGGACGGTGGATGCTCTCCACATCCATCCTGACGGCAGATACGCCGCCGCCCGGTGCCGAGTCCACAATTTTCGGCAAGCTCACCGCCCTGCACGACCGCGTGCCGCTGCCCATGGACCGGGCCACGATGGCGTCGTGGCTTGATCCGCAGATCGATGACGCCGCCTTCCTCGTGGACCTGGTCCGGGCCCACGTGAAGGAAGTCGCGGCCGACTGGCATGTGGATTCGGTCGGCACCGAGGTGGGCAACGTACGCAACAACTCCCCGGAACTGATCCGGCCGGTGGAAGCCTTGTTCTAA
- a CDS encoding DUF2177 family protein, whose translation MVILQFLVVAAAFAVIDAVWLKLMNPFYRSHIGDLLADKPHLGYAVAFYVMYIAGIVFFALRPALDGGSWLTAVGYGAALGAFAYATYDLTNAATLKTWPLQLIVVDILWGAALTGLSTLAGWLVFRAT comes from the coding sequence ATGGTCATATTGCAATTCCTTGTCGTCGCGGCTGCGTTCGCGGTCATCGACGCCGTCTGGCTCAAGCTCATGAACCCGTTCTACCGCAGCCACATCGGTGACCTGCTCGCAGACAAGCCACACTTAGGTTACGCCGTGGCTTTCTATGTCATGTACATAGCGGGGATTGTCTTCTTTGCGCTGCGGCCGGCGCTCGACGGCGGCAGCTGGCTGACCGCCGTCGGCTATGGGGCCGCCCTGGGCGCCTTTGCCTACGCGACGTATGACCTGACGAATGCCGCCACGCTCAAGACGTGGCCGCTGCAGCTCATTGTTGTTGACATCCTGTGGGGTGCCGCCCTAACGGGACTGTCCACCCTCGCCGGCTGGCTGGTGTTCCGCGCCACCTGA
- a CDS encoding chorismate mutase — MATIQGNDRDALADKEQLAAVRIAVDEVDEQIVTLIARRERLIRIAGTLKGDDAEVRAPGRVERVIEHVRAAAKKKDIDPDIVESTYRAMISGFIKLEMKVHRESS, encoded by the coding sequence ATGGCAACAATTCAAGGAAACGATAGGGACGCTTTGGCCGACAAAGAACAGCTCGCTGCCGTTCGGATTGCGGTAGACGAAGTTGACGAGCAGATTGTCACCCTCATTGCGCGGCGTGAACGCCTGATCCGGATCGCCGGAACCCTGAAGGGGGACGACGCTGAAGTCCGCGCCCCCGGCCGGGTGGAACGGGTGATCGAGCATGTCCGGGCCGCCGCGAAAAAGAAGGACATTGATCCGGACATTGTGGAATCAACTTACCGGGCCATGATCTCGGGGTTCATCAAACTCGAAATGAAGGTCCACAGAGAAAGCAGCTGA